One Archocentrus centrarchus isolate MPI-CPG fArcCen1 chromosome 10, fArcCen1, whole genome shotgun sequence genomic region harbors:
- the gpx3 gene encoding glutathione peroxidase 3, with protein MWPLLPLLLLGLLRPCTAESPLVQRCNSSTEGTIYKYRAKTLNGSQTVNFSDYAGKAVLVVNVATYUGFTYQYVELNALHEEMKPLGFALLGFPCNQFGKQEPGQKHEILPGLKHVRPGNGFVPNFQLFEKGDVNGKNEQELFTFLKSSCPPVGDSFGAVDGRLFWEPLKTSDIKWNFEKFLVGPDGKPVMRWYPAVKISEIRADIQRYFLQQYTQDVFN; from the exons ATGTGGCCCCTGTTaccgctgctgctgctcggTCTGTTGCGACCCTGCACCGCAGAATCCCCGTTGGTTCAG CGGTGTAACTCATCCACAGAGGGCACCATTTACAAATATCGGGCAAAGACTCTTAATGGTAGCCAGACTGTGAACTTCAGTGACTACGCAGGCAAGGCTGTCCTCGTTGTCAACGTGGCTACATACTGAGGATTCACCTATCAGTATGTAG AACTGAATGCACTGCACGAGGAGATGAAACCACTCGGGTTCGCTCTTCTTGGCTTTCCCTGCAACCAGTTTGGAAAACAGGAACCAGGGCAAAAGCACGAAATCCTGCCAGGTTTAAA GCACGTTAGGCCAGGCAATGGATTCGTTCCAAACTTCCAGCTATTTGAGAAAGGGGATGTGAACGGGAAAAATGAGCAAGAGCTTTTTACTTTCCTTAAG AGCTCCTGCCCCCCTGTTGGAGACAGCTTCGGTGCCGTGGACGGCCGGTTGTTCTGGGAGCCTCTAAAGACTAGCGACATCAAGTGGAACTTTGAGAAGTTTCTGGTGGGACCAGATGGAAAGCCAGTGATGAGGTGGTACCCGGCTGTTAAAATTTCTGAGATCCGAGCTGACATCCAGAGATACTTTCTCCAACAGTACACGCAGGATGTCTTTAACTAG
- the dctn4 gene encoding dynactin subunit 4 isoform X1 — protein sequence MASLLQPDRVVYLVRGEKKIRAPLSQLYFCRYCSELRSLECVSHEVDSHYCPSCLENMPSAEAKLKKNRCANCFDCPCCMHTLSTRATNIPAPLPDDPTKTAMKKAYYLACGFCRWTSRDVGMADKSVASGGWQEPENPHTQRINKLIEYYQQLAHREKQERDRKKMARRRQCMPLAFSQHTIHVVEKYGLGTRLQRQRPGAPLSSLAGLSLKEGEDQKEISIEPAQALDEVEPLPEDCYTRPINLPEVTTLRQRLLQPDFQPAGASQLHPRHKHLLMKRSLRCRKCEHNLSKPEFNPTSIKFKIQLVAVSYIPEVRIMSIPNLRNGKESQVLLTLTNPVENITHVTLAACEENDPDDINSTAKVIVPSKELLLAGKDAAAEYDELAEPQDFQDDPDVVAFRKSNKIGFFIKVIPQKEEDTDVAVSFKMRHDFRNLAAPVRPSEEGADTAAEAIWLTHHVELRLGPLAP from the exons ATGGCGTCTCTTCTGCAGCCAGATAGAGTTGTCTATCTGGTtcgtggggaaaaaaagattagAGCTCCCCTATCTCAGCTTTATTTCTGTCGCTATTGCAGTGAGCTACGGTCTCTGGAATGCGTGTCTCATGAG GTGGACTCCCACTATTGTCCCAGCTGTCTGGAAAACATGCCTTCTGCAGAGGCAAAGCTTAAAAAGAACAG GTGTGCAAACTGTTTTGACTGCCCATGTTGCATGCACACACTGTCTACTCGGGCCACTAACATCCCAGCTCCTCTGCCTGATGATCCTACCAAGACAGCCATGAAGAAAGCCTACTATTTGGCCTGTGGCTTCTGTCGCTGGACCTCAAGAGATGTGGGGATGGCTGACAAATCAGTTG CCAGCGGCGGATGGCAGGAGCCGGAGAACCCTCACACCCAGCGG ATCAACAAGCTGATTGAGTATTACCAGCAGCTGGCCCACCGAGAGAAgcaggagagagacaggaagaagatggcCAGGAGACGACAGTGCATGCCCCTGGCGTTCTCG CAACACACTATTCATGTggtg GAAAAATATGGCCTTGGGACCAGACTGCAGAGGCAGAGGCCCGGAGCTCCCCTATCAAGCCTGGCTGGCCTTtc CCTTAAAGAGGGTGAGGACCAGAAGGAGATCAGCATCGAACCAGCCCAGGCCCTTGATGAGGTGGAGCCCCTGCCTGAGGATTGTTATACCAGACCCATCAATTTACCTGAAG TGACCACACTGCGCCAACGGCTTCTGCAGCCAGACTTCCAACCCGCGGGGGCGTCTCAGCTCCACCCAAGACACAAACACCTCCTGATGAAGCGCTCGCTGCGCTGCAGG AAATGCGAGCACAACTTGAGCAAGCCAGAGTTTAATCCTACTTCAATCAAGTTTAAAATTCAGCTGGTGGCTGT GAGTTATATCCCAGAAGTGAGAATCATGTCCATTCCAAATCTCCGGAACGGGAAG GAGAGCCAGGTGCTGCTGACTCTGACCAACCCAGTGGAGAACATCACCCATGTCACACTGGCTGCTTGTGAGGAAAATGATCCTGATGACATTAATAGCACTgcaaag GTTATAGTACCCAGTAAGGAACTGCTGTTGGCAGGaaaggatgctgctgctgagtaTGATGAACTAGCTgaacctcaggacttccaggatGACCCAGA TGTCGTTGCCTTCAGGAAATCCAACAAGATTGGTTTCTTTATCAAAGTGATCCCTCAGAAGGAAGAGGACACGGATGTCGCCGTTTCTTTTAAGATGCGACACGACTTCCGCAACCTCGCAGCTCCCGTCAGGCCAAGCGAGGAGGGAGCCGACACTGCCGCCGAAGCCATCTGGCTCACTCACCACGTAGAGCTGAGGCTGGGACCGCTCGCTCCCTGA
- the dctn4 gene encoding dynactin subunit 4 isoform X2, producing the protein MASLLQPDRVVYLVRGEKKIRAPLSQLYFCRYCSELRSLECVSHEVDSHYCPSCLENMPSAEAKLKKNRCANCFDCPCCMHTLSTRATNIPAPLPDDPTKTAMKKAYYLACGFCRWTSRDVGMADKSVASGGWQEPENPHTQRINKLIEYYQQLAHREKQERDRKKMARRRQCMPLAFSEKYGLGTRLQRQRPGAPLSSLAGLSLKEGEDQKEISIEPAQALDEVEPLPEDCYTRPINLPEVTTLRQRLLQPDFQPAGASQLHPRHKHLLMKRSLRCRKCEHNLSKPEFNPTSIKFKIQLVAVSYIPEVRIMSIPNLRNGKESQVLLTLTNPVENITHVTLAACEENDPDDINSTAKVIVPSKELLLAGKDAAAEYDELAEPQDFQDDPDVVAFRKSNKIGFFIKVIPQKEEDTDVAVSFKMRHDFRNLAAPVRPSEEGADTAAEAIWLTHHVELRLGPLAP; encoded by the exons ATGGCGTCTCTTCTGCAGCCAGATAGAGTTGTCTATCTGGTtcgtggggaaaaaaagattagAGCTCCCCTATCTCAGCTTTATTTCTGTCGCTATTGCAGTGAGCTACGGTCTCTGGAATGCGTGTCTCATGAG GTGGACTCCCACTATTGTCCCAGCTGTCTGGAAAACATGCCTTCTGCAGAGGCAAAGCTTAAAAAGAACAG GTGTGCAAACTGTTTTGACTGCCCATGTTGCATGCACACACTGTCTACTCGGGCCACTAACATCCCAGCTCCTCTGCCTGATGATCCTACCAAGACAGCCATGAAGAAAGCCTACTATTTGGCCTGTGGCTTCTGTCGCTGGACCTCAAGAGATGTGGGGATGGCTGACAAATCAGTTG CCAGCGGCGGATGGCAGGAGCCGGAGAACCCTCACACCCAGCGG ATCAACAAGCTGATTGAGTATTACCAGCAGCTGGCCCACCGAGAGAAgcaggagagagacaggaagaagatggcCAGGAGACGACAGTGCATGCCCCTGGCGTTCTCG GAAAAATATGGCCTTGGGACCAGACTGCAGAGGCAGAGGCCCGGAGCTCCCCTATCAAGCCTGGCTGGCCTTtc CCTTAAAGAGGGTGAGGACCAGAAGGAGATCAGCATCGAACCAGCCCAGGCCCTTGATGAGGTGGAGCCCCTGCCTGAGGATTGTTATACCAGACCCATCAATTTACCTGAAG TGACCACACTGCGCCAACGGCTTCTGCAGCCAGACTTCCAACCCGCGGGGGCGTCTCAGCTCCACCCAAGACACAAACACCTCCTGATGAAGCGCTCGCTGCGCTGCAGG AAATGCGAGCACAACTTGAGCAAGCCAGAGTTTAATCCTACTTCAATCAAGTTTAAAATTCAGCTGGTGGCTGT GAGTTATATCCCAGAAGTGAGAATCATGTCCATTCCAAATCTCCGGAACGGGAAG GAGAGCCAGGTGCTGCTGACTCTGACCAACCCAGTGGAGAACATCACCCATGTCACACTGGCTGCTTGTGAGGAAAATGATCCTGATGACATTAATAGCACTgcaaag GTTATAGTACCCAGTAAGGAACTGCTGTTGGCAGGaaaggatgctgctgctgagtaTGATGAACTAGCTgaacctcaggacttccaggatGACCCAGA TGTCGTTGCCTTCAGGAAATCCAACAAGATTGGTTTCTTTATCAAAGTGATCCCTCAGAAGGAAGAGGACACGGATGTCGCCGTTTCTTTTAAGATGCGACACGACTTCCGCAACCTCGCAGCTCCCGTCAGGCCAAGCGAGGAGGGAGCCGACACTGCCGCCGAAGCCATCTGGCTCACTCACCACGTAGAGCTGAGGCTGGGACCGCTCGCTCCCTGA